Proteins co-encoded in one Osmerus mordax isolate fOsmMor3 chromosome 11, fOsmMor3.pri, whole genome shotgun sequence genomic window:
- the clip3 gene encoding LOW QUALITY PROTEIN: CAP-Gly domain-containing linker protein 3 (The sequence of the model RefSeq protein was modified relative to this genomic sequence to represent the inferred CDS: inserted 2 bases in 1 codon), with product MTKEETGEVEEEAQPVSEYQSPVHEPRKRPMMHLCFINGQTVKTKVEIHTGILRDRGGGGGGQPVSEYQSPVHEPRKRPMVHPSAQAPLPKDYAFTFFDPTXPACLEILLDPQTTIPELFAIIRQWVPQVQHKIDLIGNEILKRGCHVNDRDGLTDMTLLHYSCKAGAHGVGDPAAALRLSSQLISQGADVSLRSRWTNMNALHYAAYFDVPELIRVLLKASKPRVLNSTCSDFHHGTALHIAASNLCLGSVKCLLEHGANPTVRNDKGQGPAEVVPDPMDMSLDKAEAAMVAKELKQLLLDSVPLSCNLPRATLTNYDNIPGNLMLSSLGLKLGDRILLDDMKLPQHCSDDNSSPPPEKQTGTLRFCGTTEFASGQWVGVELDEPEGKNDGSVGGVRYFICPPKLGIFAPVSKISKAQDQTPSSVTSTPRTPRMDFSRVTGKNKKEKKEKGREKALKKKSASVASVDPELQVDVGDQVLVAGQKQGTVRFYGKTDFAPGYWFGVELEHPTGKHDGSVFGVRYFSCLPKYGVFAPPSRVQRIGGPKEGDASMVKKVHQVTMSQPKRNFNAVRSPKDITSESSISRLLFCCWFPWMLRAEMQS from the exons ATGACAAAAGAAGAGaccggggaggtggaggaggaggcccagCCTGTCTCTGAGTACCAGAGCCCCGTCCACGAGCCTCGCAAGAGACCCATGATGCACCTttgctttataaatggccaGACTGTGAAAACCAAAGTTGAAATCCACACAGgaatact AAGAGaccggggaggtggaggaggaggccagcctGTCTCTGAGTACCAGAGCCCCGTCCACGAGCCTCGTAAGAGACCCATGGTGCACCCCTCCGCCCAGGCCCCGCTCCCCAAGGACTACG CCTTCACGTTCTTCGACCCGAC ACCCGCCTGCTTGGAGATCCTGCTGGATCCTCAGACCACCATCCCGGAGCTGTTCGCCATCATCCGCCAGTGGGTTCCCCAGGTGCAGCACAAGATCGACCTCATCGGCAACGAG ATCCTGAAACGTGGTTGCCATGTCAACGACCGTGACGGACTGACAGACATGACGTTGCTCCACTACAGCTGCAAGGCTGGGGCCCACGGAGTTG gtgaccCGGCGGCAGCACTGCGCCTGTCCTCTCAGCTGATCTCTCAGGGAGCGGACGTGAGTCTGAGGAGTCGCTGGACCAACATGAACGCCCTCCACTACGCCGCCTACTTCGACGTCCCAGAGCTCATCAGGGTCCTGCTCAAGGCCTCCAAACccagag TGCTGAACTCGACATGCAGTGATTTCCACCATGGCACAGCTCTGCACATCGCTGCCTCTAACCTGTGTCTGGGCTCCGTCAAGTGTCTGCTGGAGCATGGAGCCAACCCCACTGTCAGA AACGACAAAGGCCAGGGCCCTGCCGAGGTGGTGCCAGACCCCATGGACATGAGCCTGGACAAGGCCGAGGCGGCCATGGTGGCCAAGGAGCTGAAGCAGCTGCTGCTGGACTCTGTGCCCCTGAGCTGCAACCTGCCAAGGGCCACCCTGACCAACTACGACAATATCCCTGGGAACCTCATGCTGTCCTCCCTGGGGCTGAAGCTGGGGGACCGCATCCTGCTGGACGACATGAAG CTGCCACAACACTGCAGTGATGACAACTCATCACCTCCCCCTGAAAAACAG ACTGGCACCCTGCGTTTCTGTGGCACGACGGAGTTCGCCAGCGGCCAGTGGGTGGGCGTAGAGCTGGACGAGCCGGAGGGCAAGAACGACGGCAGCGTGGGCGGAGTCCGCTACTTCATCTGCCCCCCCAAACTGG GCATCTTCGCCCCCGTGTCTAAGATCTCCAaggcccaggaccagaccccctcctccgtcacctccaccccccggaCGCCCCGCATGGACTTCTCCCGCGTCACAGGGAAGaacaagaaggagaagaaggagaaggggagagagaaag CCCTGAAGAAAAAGTCAGCATCAGTGGCCAGTGTGGACCCAGAGCTGCAGGTGGATGTGGGGGATCAGGTGCTGGTGGCGGGACAGAAACAAGGCACCGTGCGTTTCTACGGCAAGACAGACTTCGCTCCAG gttacTGGTTCGGGGTGGAGTTGGAGCACCCTACGGGGAAACATGACGGCTCGGTGTTTGGGGTGCGCTACTTCAGCTGCCTGCCCAAGTATGGTGTCTTCGCCCCCCCGTCCCGCGTCCAGAG AATCGGTGGACCCAAGGAAGGAGATGCGTCCATGGTGAAGAAGGTCCACCAGGTCACCA TGTCGCAGCCCAAGCGGAACTTCAACGCAGTGAGGTCTCCCAAGGACATCACGTCTGAGAGTTCAATATCCAG GTTGCTGTTCTGCTGCTGGTTCCCCTGGATGCTTCGTGCTGAGATGCAGTCCTaa
- the LOC136951772 gene encoding cytochrome P450 2M1-like produces MDLLQMIQSNLLSVVLGIVVLCILWLKNRGKQTSGRLPPGPPPVPLLGNLLQMDMKAPYKFYVEMSKQYGSVFTVWLGPTPVVVISGYQALREAFVNQGDEFSGRATYPLIMKITKGFGVLVASGHRWKVMRRFTLSTLKNFGMGRRSIEERVQEEAMCLVQSFSLLGELTKIHLKDHLCYSVANVICSIVFGHRYEQDDPNFTLIYKAMDNYFSILSRPIGVLYNTFPKIVGCLPGSHQDMFRTLDQARQYVRGEADKRLKTMDPSNPQDFIEAFLAEILKNKDFPDSEFHYENLLSNTWNLFAAGTETTSSTLRQCFLMMIKFPHVQERVQKEIDEVVGSSRIPRMDDRSKMPYTDAVIHEVQRFMDLAPTSVPHKVMRDTEFHNYLIPEGTMVLPLLSSALSDPELFKNPQEFDPENFLDEDGSFKNNEAFLAFGMGKRVCPGEGLARVELFLFFTSLLQRFTFVGTVPPEEIDITSKCSSFGRLPPNYECFIKPRREE; encoded by the exons ATGGATTTGCTACAGATGATCCAGTCGAACCTTTTATCAGTTGTTTTGGGAATTGTAGTTCTTTGTATCCTCTGGTTGAAGAACCGTGGAAAACAAACTTCTGGACGTTTACCGCCGGGTCCACCTCCGGTGCCTCTGTTAGGAAACTTGCTACAGATGGACATGAAAGCTCCCTACAAATTCTACGTAGAG ATGTCCAAGCAGTATGGCTCTGTGTTCACGGTGTGGCTGGGTCCAACTCCTGTGGTGGTGATCTCTGGCTACCAGGCCCTGAGGGAGGCCTTTGTCAACCAGGGGGATGAGTTCAGCGGCCGGGCCACCTACCCCCTCATCATGAAGATCACCAAAGGATTCG GAGTGCTGGTGGCCAGTGGGCACCGTTGGAAGGTAATGCGGCGGTTCACCCTGTCCACGCTGAAGAACTTTGGGATGGGTCGCAGGAGCATTGAGGAGAGGGTACAGGAAGAGGCCATGTGTCTGGTTCAGTCCTTCAGCCTGTTAGGAG AGTTGACCAAGATACACCTCAAAGACCACCTGTGCTACTCTGTGGCAAATGTGATCTGCTCAATAGTCTTTGGCCACAGATATGAACAAGATGACCCCAACTTCACTCTGATCTACAAGGCTATGGACAATTACTTCAGTATTCTCAGCAGACCTATTGGAGTG TTGTATAACACGTTCCCTAAGATCGTTGGCTGTCTCCCGGGGTCACACCAGGACATGTTCCGCACTCTGGACCAGGCCAGGCAGTATGTACGAGGGGAGGCTGACAAACGTCTCAAAACCATGGACCCCTCAAACCCCCAGGACTTCATAGAGGCTTTCCTGGCTGAGATACTGAAG AATAAAGACTTTCCAGATTCAGAGTTCCACTATGAGAACTTGCTGTCGAACACGTGGAACCTGTTTGCAGCAGGAACTGAGACCACCAGCTCTACATTGAGACAGTGTTTCCTGATGATGATCAAGTTCCCTCACGTCCAAG agAGGGTTCAGAAGGAGATAGATGAGGTGGTGGGTTCCAGTCGCATACCTCGGATGGATGACAGGTCTAAGATGCCCTACACGGACGCAGTCATCCATGAAGTCCAGAGGTTTATGGACCTGGCCCCAACTTCCGTTCCTCACAAAGTCATGAGGGACACAGAGTTTCACAACTATCTCATACCTGAG GGCACCATGGTCCTTCCTCTGCTGTCCTCGGCCCTTTCAGACCCAGAACTGTTCAAGAACCCCCAAGAATTTGACCCTGAGAACTTCCTGGATGAAGACGGAAGCTTCAAGAATAACGAAGCATTCCTTGCTTTTGGGATGG GGAagcgtgtgtgtccaggagaaGGTCTGGCCAGGGTGgagctcttcctcttcttcacctCTCTGCTCCAGCGCTTCACGTTCGTGGGCACTGTACCCCCTGAGGAGATCGACATCACATCCAAATGCTCCAGCTTTGGACGCCTTCCGCCCAACTACGAGTGTTTCATCAAacccaggagagaggagtga